Proteins co-encoded in one Bradyrhizobium sp. 170 genomic window:
- the dxr gene encoding 1-deoxy-D-xylulose-5-phosphate reductoisomerase: protein MSAVPLRNNKAAVADARTVTVLGATGSIGDSTMDLLRGARDRYSVEALTANSNVDALAKLAKEFGARFAAIADPARLGELKDALAGTGTECGAGESAIIEAAARPADWVMAAVSGAAGLKPALAAVDRGATVALANKECLVCAGDFFMQRAAKAGACILPADSEHNALFQALSSGNREELVRVIITASGGPFRTWAATDIEQATLAQALKHPNWSMGQKITIDSASMMNKGLEVIEASYLFALTADEIDVLVHPQSIIHGMVEFSDRSVVAQLGAPDMRIPIAHCLGWPDRIVGPSARLDLAKIGQLTFEAPDFERFPGLRLAYEALRTGRGATTVFNAANEVAVAAFIAGQIKFGSIARLVEATINDWIRAGNLAPLSSADDAISVDHNARNRAAALLPQIALKAS from the coding sequence ATGAGCGCAGTTCCATTGCGTAACAACAAGGCCGCGGTAGCGGACGCGCGCACCGTAACGGTGCTGGGCGCCACCGGTTCCATCGGCGACAGCACCATGGATCTGCTGCGCGGTGCGCGCGACCGCTATTCCGTCGAGGCGCTGACCGCGAATTCCAATGTCGACGCGCTGGCCAAGCTCGCCAAGGAATTCGGCGCGCGATTCGCAGCAATTGCCGACCCGGCGCGGCTTGGCGAACTGAAGGACGCGCTGGCCGGCACGGGTACCGAGTGTGGCGCCGGCGAAAGCGCCATCATCGAGGCTGCGGCGCGTCCCGCCGACTGGGTGATGGCGGCGGTGAGCGGTGCTGCCGGGCTGAAGCCCGCGTTGGCCGCGGTCGACCGCGGCGCGACGGTTGCGCTCGCCAACAAGGAATGTTTGGTCTGCGCCGGCGATTTCTTCATGCAGCGCGCGGCGAAAGCAGGGGCTTGCATCCTGCCGGCCGATTCCGAACACAACGCGTTGTTTCAGGCGCTTTCCTCAGGCAACCGCGAGGAACTGGTGCGCGTGATCATCACCGCATCCGGCGGTCCGTTCCGCACCTGGGCCGCCACCGACATCGAACAGGCGACGCTGGCGCAGGCGCTGAAGCATCCGAACTGGAGCATGGGCCAGAAGATCACCATCGATTCGGCCTCGATGATGAACAAGGGCCTCGAAGTCATCGAGGCCTCTTATCTCTTCGCGCTGACCGCCGATGAAATCGACGTTCTCGTGCATCCGCAGTCGATCATCCACGGCATGGTCGAATTCTCCGATCGCTCCGTGGTTGCGCAGCTCGGCGCGCCCGACATGCGCATTCCGATCGCGCACTGCCTCGGATGGCCCGACCGAATCGTTGGCCCGTCGGCGAGGCTCGATCTCGCAAAAATCGGACAGCTCACCTTCGAGGCGCCCGATTTCGAGCGCTTCCCGGGCTTGCGGCTGGCCTACGAGGCCTTACGTACCGGCCGTGGTGCGACCACGGTATTCAACGCTGCCAATGAGGTGGCGGTGGCGGCGTTCATTGCCGGACAGATCAAGTTCGGGTCGATCGCGCGCCTCGTCGAAGCCACCATCAACGACTGGATTCGCGCCGGGAACCTTGCGCCTTTGAGCTCGGCCGACGACGCGATTTCGGTTGACCATAACGCGCGAAATAGAGCCGCCGCCCTATTGCCTCAAATTGCCTTAAAGGCATCCTAG
- the lpxI gene encoding UDP-2,3-diacylglucosamine diphosphatase LpxI (LpxI, functionally equivalent to LpxH, replaces it in LPS biosynthesis in a minority of bacteria.) — protein MISAASDISSPVGVIAGGGAMPFAVAESLSQRGIAPVLFALRGACDPARVERFRHHWISVGQLGRATKLFRSEGCRDLIFIGTLLRPALSEIRLDWGTIRVLGRVWAAFRGGDDHLLSGIGRILEQDGFRMVGIRDVAPDILMPEGNIARATPDPASAADIARGREVLGALGPFDIGQAVVVIDGHVVAVEDIEGTDGLLVRVARLREAGRIRAKSGRGVLVKAPKSSQDLRFDLPAVGAKTIEGAARAGLAGIAVIAGHTIAADSQAMIEAADRAGLFIQGLSA, from the coding sequence ATGATTTCAGCGGCTTCTGACATTTCATCGCCGGTTGGCGTCATCGCAGGCGGTGGCGCCATGCCGTTCGCGGTGGCGGAGTCGCTGAGCCAGCGCGGGATCGCGCCGGTGCTGTTCGCGCTGCGCGGCGCCTGTGATCCGGCGCGCGTCGAGCGCTTCCGCCATCACTGGATCTCGGTCGGGCAACTCGGCCGCGCCACCAAACTGTTCCGCAGCGAGGGCTGCCGCGACCTGATCTTCATCGGCACGCTGCTACGCCCGGCGCTGTCGGAAATCCGGCTCGACTGGGGAACGATCCGCGTCCTCGGCCGCGTCTGGGCCGCGTTTCGCGGCGGTGACGATCATCTGCTGTCAGGCATCGGCCGCATCCTCGAACAGGACGGCTTTCGGATGGTCGGCATCCGGGATGTCGCCCCCGACATTCTGATGCCGGAGGGAAACATCGCTCGCGCCACGCCCGATCCCGCCTCTGCGGCAGATATCGCCAGAGGGCGGGAGGTGCTCGGCGCGCTCGGCCCGTTCGACATTGGCCAGGCGGTGGTTGTGATCGACGGGCATGTGGTGGCGGTCGAGGATATCGAGGGCACTGACGGGCTCCTGGTGCGCGTGGCGCGGCTGCGCGAGGCCGGGCGCATTCGCGCCAAATCCGGCCGCGGCGTGCTGGTGAAGGCGCCCAAGAGTAGCCAGGATTTACGCTTCGACCTGCCGGCCGTGGGCGCCAAAACCATCGAGGGCGCAGCGCGGGCCGGGCTCGCCGGCATCGCCGTGATTGCCGGCCATACGATTGCCGCGGACTCGCAGGCCATGATCGAGGCCGCTGATCGCGCCGGCCTGTTCATCCAGGGCTTATCAGCGTGA
- the lpxA gene encoding acyl-ACP--UDP-N-acetylglucosamine O-acyltransferase gives MGTIDPTARVEDGAVIGEGTTIGPYCIIGRNVVIGANCNLIAHVHVTAQTTIGSGCTIYPFVSLGTPPQSLSYKGELTRLEIGAGCTIRESVTMNAGTVAGGGVTRVGERGYFMNCSHVGHDCQVGNDVIFATSATLGGHCEIGDFVFIGGLSAVHQFTRIGPQVMVGGVCGVRGDIIPFGLANGQYAALEGLNIIGMKRRKFTKERLAKVRAFYQSLFHGPGIFAERLNSVQPSAAEDPAIAEILAFIAQGKHRALCLPADNGNKH, from the coding sequence ATGGGTACGATCGATCCAACCGCGCGGGTTGAGGATGGCGCTGTGATCGGCGAGGGGACCACGATCGGTCCCTACTGCATTATCGGCCGCAACGTCGTTATCGGCGCCAACTGCAATCTGATCGCGCATGTTCACGTCACCGCGCAGACCACGATCGGGTCCGGCTGCACGATCTATCCGTTCGTCTCGCTCGGCACCCCGCCGCAATCGCTGAGCTACAAGGGCGAACTGACCCGGCTGGAGATCGGTGCGGGCTGCACCATCCGCGAATCCGTCACCATGAACGCCGGCACGGTTGCCGGTGGCGGCGTGACGCGGGTCGGCGAGCGCGGCTACTTCATGAATTGCAGCCATGTCGGGCACGATTGCCAGGTCGGCAATGACGTGATTTTTGCAACTTCCGCTACGCTCGGCGGTCACTGCGAGATCGGCGATTTCGTTTTCATCGGGGGGCTGTCGGCCGTGCACCAGTTCACGAGGATCGGACCGCAGGTGATGGTCGGCGGCGTGTGCGGCGTGCGCGGCGACATCATTCCATTCGGCCTCGCCAACGGCCAGTATGCTGCTCTCGAAGGGCTGAACATCATCGGCATGAAGCGCCGCAAGTTCACCAAGGAGCGGCTGGCGAAAGTGCGCGCGTTCTATCAAAGCCTGTTTCACGGCCCCGGCATCTTTGCCGAACGGCTGAATTCAGTGCAGCCGTCCGCTGCGGAGGATCCGGCGATCGCCGAAATCCTCGCCTTCATCGCGCAAGGCAAGCATCGCGCGCTCTGTCTTCCCGCCGATAACGGCAACAAGCATTGA
- the lpxD gene encoding UDP-3-O-(3-hydroxymyristoyl)glucosamine N-acyltransferase gives MAQPIFFKQPPSSTLAELAALTGAVLVDPARGGQVIRGLASLDEAGPMHLAFFDNLRYADQLKATKAGACLVSPRFEPQVPAHVAVLRATQPFRAFVKLAREWHADALRPQSWFDNDGIAPSAIIDPSAHLEDGVIVDPLAVIGPRVEIGAGTVIGAGAVIGADVKIGRDCNVGARTAIQFALIGNNVLIHPACSIGQDGYGFIFFGPEGHIKVPQTGRVLIQNNVEVGAGTTIDRGSLRDTVIGEGTKIDNQVQIGHNVTIGRHCLLAAQIGLAGSLTIGDNVALGAKVGINNHLKIGDGAQVTAMSGVKDDIPPNGRWGGFFAKPTKQWFKEIVAVERLVQGGTAGSKGEGRE, from the coding sequence ATGGCGCAGCCGATATTCTTCAAGCAACCCCCTTCCTCGACGCTGGCCGAACTGGCCGCGTTGACGGGGGCGGTATTGGTCGATCCCGCACGGGGTGGCCAGGTGATCAGGGGCCTTGCTTCGCTCGACGAAGCCGGTCCCATGCATCTGGCGTTTTTCGACAACCTCAGATACGCCGACCAGCTCAAGGCGACCAAGGCCGGCGCCTGCCTGGTCAGCCCGCGTTTCGAGCCCCAGGTGCCCGCCCATGTGGCGGTGCTGCGGGCTACCCAGCCGTTCCGCGCCTTCGTGAAGCTGGCGCGCGAATGGCACGCCGATGCGCTTCGCCCGCAATCCTGGTTCGACAATGACGGCATCGCGCCATCGGCCATTATCGATCCGTCTGCCCACCTGGAGGATGGCGTCATCGTCGATCCGCTGGCGGTGATCGGGCCCAGGGTCGAGATCGGCGCCGGCACGGTGATCGGCGCGGGAGCGGTGATCGGCGCCGACGTCAAGATCGGCCGGGACTGCAATGTGGGCGCCCGCACGGCGATCCAGTTCGCCCTGATCGGCAACAACGTCCTGATCCATCCCGCCTGCAGCATCGGCCAGGATGGCTATGGCTTCATTTTCTTCGGCCCCGAGGGCCACATCAAGGTGCCGCAGACCGGCCGGGTCCTGATCCAGAACAATGTCGAGGTCGGCGCCGGCACCACCATCGATCGCGGCAGCCTGCGGGATACGGTGATCGGCGAGGGCACCAAAATCGACAATCAGGTCCAGATCGGCCACAATGTAACCATCGGCAGGCACTGCCTGCTCGCGGCCCAGATCGGGCTCGCGGGCAGCCTGACGATCGGTGACAACGTCGCGCTGGGGGCGAAGGTGGGCATCAACAACCACCTCAAGATCGGCGACGGCGCCCAGGTAACGGCGATGAGCGGGGTAAAGGACGACATCCCGCCCAACGGCCGCTGGGGCGGTTTCTTTGCAAAGCCGACCAAGCAGTGGTTCAAGGAGATTGTTGCAGTGGAGCGACTGGTGCAGGGCGGCACGGCTGGTTCGAAAGGCGAGGGGCGGGAGTGA
- the lpxB gene encoding lipid-A-disaccharide synthase codes for MERRIFLIATEESGDRLGANLMKVLRQRLGDGVRFEGIGGRAMAREGLESLFPIEELSIIGLAAVVKELPKILGLIKETAIAVTEAAPDILIIIDSPDFTHRVAKRVRAKDPGIPIVNYVSPSVWAWRPGRARAMLKYVDHVLALLPFEPESYRRLHGPPCTYVGHPLTEQLASLRPNADDAARRAESPPVLLVLPGSRRSEIRHHMAVFGQAVARLQQQGVAFELVLPTMPHLQEAVVDAVKTWPVQPQVVIGEQEKRAKFRIAHAALAKSGTVTLELALAGVPMVTAYRTGSVEAWILRRAIKVNSVILANLVIGENVVPEFLQEDCTPEKLAAALRDVLGDTELRRTQLEAFGKIDGIMSTGNQPPSARAADIVLATMWQARRTS; via the coding sequence ATGGAGCGGAGGATATTTCTGATCGCGACGGAAGAGTCCGGCGATCGCCTCGGCGCCAACTTGATGAAGGTGCTGCGCCAGCGCCTTGGCGACGGGGTGCGGTTCGAAGGCATCGGCGGCCGTGCGATGGCGCGCGAAGGCCTGGAGTCGCTGTTTCCGATCGAAGAGCTCTCGATCATCGGGCTCGCCGCCGTCGTCAAGGAACTGCCGAAGATCCTCGGGCTGATCAAGGAAACGGCCATTGCGGTAACGGAAGCGGCGCCGGATATTCTCATCATCATCGACAGCCCGGACTTCACCCACCGCGTGGCGAAGCGCGTTCGCGCCAAGGATCCCGGGATTCCGATCGTCAACTATGTATCGCCCTCGGTCTGGGCGTGGCGGCCCGGCCGGGCGCGCGCGATGCTGAAATATGTCGATCACGTGCTGGCGCTGCTGCCGTTCGAGCCCGAATCCTATCGCCGGCTGCACGGGCCGCCCTGCACCTATGTCGGCCATCCCCTGACCGAGCAACTGGCCTCGTTGCGCCCGAACGCCGATGACGCCGCGCGGCGGGCGGAATCGCCGCCGGTGCTCCTGGTGCTGCCGGGAAGCCGCCGCAGCGAAATCCGCCACCACATGGCAGTGTTCGGCCAGGCGGTGGCGCGGCTGCAGCAGCAGGGCGTGGCGTTCGAACTGGTGCTGCCGACGATGCCGCATCTGCAGGAAGCGGTCGTGGACGCGGTGAAGACCTGGCCGGTGCAGCCCCAGGTCGTGATCGGCGAGCAGGAGAAGCGGGCCAAGTTCCGAATCGCGCATGCGGCGCTGGCCAAATCCGGCACTGTGACGCTCGAACTGGCCTTGGCCGGGGTGCCGATGGTGACGGCCTACCGGACCGGCTCGGTGGAGGCGTGGATATTGCGCCGGGCCATCAAGGTGAACTCGGTGATATTGGCCAATCTCGTGATCGGCGAGAACGTCGTCCCCGAATTCCTGCAGGAGGATTGCACCCCGGAAAAGCTCGCCGCCGCATTGCGCGATGTGCTCGGCGACACTGAGCTTCGGAGGACGCAGCTCGAGGCCTTCGGCAAAATCGACGGGATCATGTCGACCGGCAACCAGCCGCCGAGTGCCCGTGCCGCCGATATCGTGCTGGCGACGATGTGGCAGGCGCGGCGGACTTCGTAG
- the fabZ gene encoding 3-hydroxyacyl-ACP dehydratase FabZ, whose amino-acid sequence MEEAAVRFELVDINEILKTLPHRYPMLLIDRVIKIRTDYSGIGIKNVTFNEPPFLGHFPDRPVYPGVMMIEAMAQTAGVIGIKSVEGTEKPRAVYFLTIDKCKFRKPVMPGDTIEYHMRSIGRRKAMWWFHGDARVNGSVVAEADVGAMLTD is encoded by the coding sequence ATGGAGGAGGCTGCGGTCAGATTCGAGCTCGTGGATATCAACGAGATCCTCAAGACGCTCCCGCACCGTTATCCGATGCTGCTGATCGACCGGGTGATCAAGATCCGGACCGATTACAGCGGCATCGGTATCAAGAACGTCACCTTCAACGAGCCGCCGTTTCTCGGCCATTTTCCCGATCGTCCGGTCTATCCCGGCGTGATGATGATAGAGGCCATGGCGCAGACCGCCGGCGTCATCGGCATCAAGTCGGTCGAGGGCACCGAGAAACCGCGCGCGGTTTATTTCCTCACCATCGACAAGTGCAAATTCCGCAAGCCGGTGATGCCCGGCGACACCATCGAGTACCACATGCGCTCGATCGGCCGCCGCAAGGCGATGTGGTGGTTTCACGGTGACGCCAGGGTGAATGGCAGCGTGGTCGCTGAGGCCGACGTCGGCGCGATGCTGACGGATTGA
- the bamA gene encoding outer membrane protein assembly factor BamA, protein MMFGMRVRGALLGALIMVAAPMGGALMSVPAAAQTVASISVEGNRRVEVETIRSYFKPGPGGRLGQAQIDDGLKALIETGLFQDVRINQVGGRLVVTVVENAVIGRIAFEGNKKVKDEQLSAEIQSKPRGTFSRPMVQSDAQRIAEIYRRSGRYDVRVTPEIIEQPNNRVDLIFTVTEGSKTGVRSIEFVGNVAYSSYRLKDVIKTRESNLLSFLGGADVYDPDRVEADRDLIRRFYLKNGYADVQVIAALTEYDPDKKGFLVTFKIDEGQQYRVASVDFQTSIATLDAASMRSFSRVTVGSVYNAEALEKSVEEMQIEASRRGYAFAVVRPRGDRNFEAHTVSIVFAVDEGPRTYIERINVRGNTRTRDYVIRREFDLSEGDAYNRALVDRAERRLKNLDFFKSVKILTEPGSSTDRVILVVDLEEKSTGDFSVSGGYSTTDGALAEVSISERNFLGRGLYAKAAVTYGQYARGGSLSFVDPYLFDYRVALGLDLFYREQLANSYIAYGTKTLGFSPRLGFTLREDLALQLRYSIYQQEIQLPNTLANCNNNSSNSLLAFNPSPAFANLVGAPAGGSITSGGQTATDTSGVGLWCYSDGEASLPVRRELQSGKALTSSVGYSLNYNTLDNNKNPTDGLLIDWKQDFAGVGGDVKYIKSAIDAKYYTPLVADIVGLIHLQGGMLNQFGGSELRMLDHFQMGPNLVRGFAPNGIGPRDMNPFGTRDALGGTKYWGASFELQMPFWFLPKEVGLKGSVYADAGGLFDYKGPTSWAATGEVNVPGCVPPTQATATTGASPGTCLGLQYDDGNVVRTSVGVGIIWASPFGPLRFDYAVPLTKGQFDRVQQFKFGGGTSF, encoded by the coding sequence ATGATGTTTGGAATGCGAGTGCGGGGGGCTCTGCTGGGCGCTCTGATCATGGTTGCCGCGCCGATGGGGGGCGCGCTGATGTCTGTGCCGGCTGCGGCGCAGACGGTGGCGTCGATCTCCGTCGAGGGGAACCGGCGTGTCGAGGTCGAGACCATCCGTTCCTATTTCAAGCCAGGCCCCGGCGGCCGGCTCGGGCAGGCCCAGATCGACGACGGCCTGAAGGCGTTGATTGAAACCGGCCTGTTCCAGGACGTGCGAATCAACCAGGTGGGCGGCCGGCTGGTCGTGACCGTGGTCGAAAACGCCGTGATCGGGCGCATCGCCTTCGAAGGCAACAAGAAGGTCAAGGACGAGCAGCTTTCGGCTGAAATCCAGTCCAAGCCGCGCGGCACATTCTCGCGCCCGATGGTTCAGTCGGACGCCCAGCGCATCGCCGAAATCTACCGCCGCTCCGGCCGCTACGACGTGCGTGTGACCCCTGAAATCATCGAGCAGCCGAACAACCGCGTCGACCTGATCTTCACGGTCACCGAAGGCAGCAAGACCGGCGTCAGGTCGATCGAGTTCGTCGGCAACGTCGCCTATTCGTCCTATCGCCTGAAGGACGTCATCAAGACGCGCGAATCCAACCTCTTGAGCTTCCTCGGTGGCGCCGACGTCTACGATCCCGACCGGGTCGAGGCCGACCGCGACCTGATTCGCCGCTTCTATCTCAAGAACGGTTACGCCGACGTGCAGGTGATCGCCGCGCTGACCGAGTATGACCCCGACAAGAAGGGCTTCCTCGTCACCTTCAAGATCGACGAGGGGCAGCAATATCGCGTGGCCTCCGTCGACTTCCAGACCTCCATCGCAACCCTCGATGCCGCCTCGATGCGCAGCTTCTCGCGCGTCACCGTCGGCTCGGTCTACAATGCCGAGGCGCTTGAGAAATCCGTCGAGGAAATGCAGATCGAGGCCTCGCGGCGCGGCTACGCCTTCGCCGTGGTGCGCCCGCGCGGCGACCGCAATTTCGAAGCGCACACCGTTTCGATCGTGTTCGCCGTCGATGAGGGCCCGCGAACCTATATCGAGCGCATCAACGTCCGCGGCAATACCCGCACCCGCGACTACGTGATTCGCCGCGAGTTCGACCTGTCCGAAGGCGACGCCTACAACCGTGCGCTGGTCGATCGCGCCGAGCGCCGGCTGAAGAACCTCGACTTCTTCAAGAGCGTGAAGATCCTGACCGAGCCCGGCTCGTCGACCGATCGCGTGATCCTGGTCGTCGATCTCGAAGAGAAGTCGACTGGCGACTTCTCGGTGTCGGGCGGCTATTCGACCACCGACGGTGCGCTGGCCGAAGTCAGCATCTCCGAGCGCAACTTCCTCGGCCGCGGCCTGTATGCGAAGGCGGCCGTGACCTACGGTCAGTACGCGCGCGGCGGTTCGCTGTCGTTCGTCGACCCGTATTTGTTCGACTACCGCGTCGCGCTCGGCCTCGACTTGTTCTATCGCGAACAGCTCGCCAACAGCTACATCGCCTACGGCACCAAGACGCTGGGCTTCAGCCCGCGGCTCGGCTTCACCCTGCGGGAAGATCTCGCGCTTCAGTTGCGCTACTCGATCTATCAGCAGGAAATCCAGCTGCCGAACACGCTGGCGAATTGTAACAACAACTCCTCGAACTCGCTGCTCGCGTTCAATCCGAGCCCGGCATTTGCGAATCTGGTCGGCGCTCCCGCGGGCGGATCGATAACGTCGGGAGGCCAGACCGCCACCGACACCTCCGGCGTCGGCCTGTGGTGCTACAGCGACGGCGAAGCCTCGCTGCCGGTCCGCAGGGAACTGCAGAGCGGCAAGGCGTTGACCTCGTCGGTCGGCTATTCGCTGAACTACAACACGCTGGACAACAACAAGAACCCGACCGACGGCTTGCTGATCGACTGGAAGCAGGACTTCGCCGGTGTCGGCGGCGACGTGAAGTACATCAAGTCCGCGATCGATGCGAAGTACTACACCCCGCTGGTCGCCGATATCGTCGGCCTGATCCACCTCCAGGGCGGCATGTTGAACCAGTTCGGCGGCAGCGAGCTGCGCATGCTCGATCACTTCCAGATGGGTCCGAACCTGGTTCGCGGTTTTGCCCCGAACGGCATCGGTCCGCGCGATATGAACCCGTTTGGCACGCGTGACGCACTGGGCGGCACCAAATATTGGGGCGCTTCGTTCGAACTGCAGATGCCGTTCTGGTTCCTGCCGAAGGAAGTCGGGCTCAAGGGTTCGGTCTATGCCGACGCCGGCGGACTGTTCGACTACAAGGGCCCGACATCGTGGGCGGCAACGGGCGAGGTCAATGTGCCTGGCTGCGTCCCGCCGACGCAGGCGACGGCGACGACTGGGGCCTCTCCCGGAACCTGTTTGGGATTGCAGTATGACGACGGCAACGTGGTACGCACCTCGGTGGGTGTCGGCATCATCTGGGCTTCGCCGTTCGGTCCGCTGCGCTTCGACTATGCGGTTCCGCTTACGAAGGGTCAGTTTGACCGCGTGCAGCAATTCAAGTTTGGCGGCGGCACATCGTTCTAA
- a CDS encoding histidine phosphatase family protein yields MNKLASIISCLVIFLLMSPQSYAADLEGLVSSLKDGGYVLVFRHGATDDSQKDVYPFKFDDMTAQRQLSEKGRGMARELGAALKKLGVPIGEVYTSQLNRAVETGKLFGGKDVSPVDALTDSSAGSASGMANPDGKNAKAGRAVRDLVNAPPKAGVNNLAVTHKTNVADAFGKEFADIREGEALVYKTSASGPAVLIARVQPGEWIALAGS; encoded by the coding sequence GTGAACAAGCTTGCGTCCATCATTTCGTGTTTGGTCATTTTTCTGCTGATGTCGCCGCAAAGTTACGCGGCTGATCTGGAAGGGCTCGTATCGTCTCTCAAGGACGGTGGCTACGTCCTCGTGTTTCGACACGGCGCCACCGATGACAGCCAAAAGGACGTCTACCCCTTCAAGTTCGACGACATGACCGCGCAGCGGCAACTGAGTGAGAAGGGCCGCGGTATGGCGCGCGAGCTTGGGGCTGCGCTGAAGAAGCTCGGTGTGCCGATCGGCGAAGTCTATACGAGCCAGCTCAATCGAGCCGTTGAGACCGGCAAGCTGTTCGGCGGCAAGGACGTCTCTCCGGTGGACGCATTGACCGACAGCAGTGCCGGCAGCGCGTCTGGAATGGCCAATCCCGACGGCAAGAACGCCAAGGCCGGACGCGCCGTGCGCGATCTCGTCAATGCGCCTCCGAAAGCCGGCGTCAATAATCTGGCGGTGACGCATAAGACCAACGTCGCCGACGCCTTCGGAAAGGAATTTGCCGATATCCGCGAAGGCGAAGCGCTCGTCTACAAGACCAGCGCCTCAGGTCCCGCCGTCCTGATCGCACGCGTGCAGCCCGGCGAATGGATCGCGCTGGCCGGCAGCTAG
- the rseP gene encoding RIP metalloprotease RseP gives MSEFFLSSFNTLGHGLIGYIIPFLFVLTIVVFFHELGHFLVARWAGVKVLTFSLGFGPELAGFNDRYGTRWKISAIPLGGYVKFFGDESEASTPASTQTLAGMTEEERAGSFHHKKVGARAAIVAAGPIANFILAIVIFTCLFTFFGKPSTTARVDKIEASSAAERAGFQVGDIVTAVDGKKIGSFADMQRFVSVRAGDTLTFTVKRGDSTLQLKGTPELREVKDPFGNTQRLGILGITRATSPGEVTTEKVDPASALWLGIKETWFVIEQTLAYIGNIFTGRASADQIGGPIRIAQISGQVATLGLVPLLHLAAVLSISIGLLNLFPVPLLDGGHLMFYAAEVLRGRPLSEKSQEYGFRVGLVLVLMLMVFAFYNDFQQVPWLKGLFGRS, from the coding sequence ATGTCAGAGTTTTTTCTAAGCAGTTTCAATACGTTGGGCCATGGGCTCATCGGCTACATCATTCCCTTCTTGTTCGTCCTGACCATCGTCGTGTTCTTCCATGAACTCGGCCACTTCCTGGTCGCCCGGTGGGCAGGCGTGAAAGTGCTGACGTTCTCGCTCGGTTTCGGGCCGGAGCTCGCTGGCTTCAACGACCGCTACGGAACCCGCTGGAAGATCTCCGCCATCCCGCTCGGCGGCTATGTGAAGTTCTTCGGCGACGAATCGGAAGCCTCGACGCCTGCCTCGACCCAAACGCTCGCCGGCATGACCGAGGAGGAGCGGGCGGGCAGCTTCCATCACAAGAAAGTCGGCGCGCGGGCGGCCATCGTTGCCGCCGGTCCGATCGCGAATTTCATTCTGGCGATCGTCATCTTCACCTGTCTCTTCACCTTCTTCGGCAAGCCGAGCACGACGGCGCGGGTCGACAAGATCGAAGCCAGCAGCGCCGCCGAGCGGGCGGGCTTTCAGGTCGGCGACATCGTCACCGCCGTCGACGGCAAGAAGATCGGCAGCTTCGCCGACATGCAGCGCTTCGTCAGCGTTCGTGCCGGCGACACCCTGACCTTCACCGTCAAGCGCGGTGATTCGACGCTGCAATTGAAGGGCACGCCGGAACTGCGCGAAGTGAAGGATCCGTTCGGAAACACGCAGCGGCTCGGGATTCTCGGCATCACCCGCGCAACCTCGCCGGGCGAAGTGACGACAGAGAAGGTCGATCCCGCGAGCGCGCTTTGGCTGGGAATCAAGGAAACCTGGTTCGTCATCGAGCAGACGCTGGCCTATATCGGCAATATCTTCACCGGCCGGGCAAGCGCGGACCAGATTGGCGGACCGATTCGGATCGCGCAGATTTCGGGACAGGTCGCCACGCTGGGGCTTGTTCCGCTGCTTCATCTGGCGGCGGTGCTGTCCATTTCGATCGGACTGCTGAACCTGTTCCCGGTACCGCTGCTCGATGGCGGTCACCTTATGTTCTACGCGGCCGAGGTGCTGCGGGGGCGGCCTTTGTCGGAAAAATCCCAGGAATACGGGTTCCGCGTAGGGCTGGTGCTGGTGCTGATGCTGATGGTGTTCGCCTTCTATAACGACTTCCAGCAGGTGCCGTGGCTGAAGGGGCTGTTCGGGAGATCGTAG